The genomic stretch TACTATGATCATTCACACTTAATCAAATCAGGTGTGGTCTGTGCTACATTTTTTCCGTTCATTTTGACTCGATGCGTGAACTGATTGGCAACTCTGGAGCATTCAGTTTGGTATGTGTCAATATAAATTGCGCGTTACAAAAATTAGGGACTAaatcacgggggcgttcggactaaacaatgattagtccaataGTCCACCAACattcagattaacgtcgaagcGAGCCGAGGgccgagccctcgcaggaggcaccctgtCACGATGTCggcgagccctggggctcttctcatggcgagctttcgcgctcgccccactccccactcccccggtgacgccatagcaacccctcaggtggttatcggtaaatgtccatccgaaaaatgaaaatgattagggactaaaaatgtttgtttggattaattttataatatgaaaatattataatgtgtcAAGACACATTCACCTGCAGCCTTCTATGTTGtcaatgtaaaattattaaaaaaaaaaaaaactggaaagGCAATGATCAAACGGAAAATATAAGTAATTCAGCAGAACAATGACACCAAGCACTAAGTTAAGTTGAACTACATAAATTTATTAGCCGTTTCTCTAATGAAGTTAATTTTATCCATAGAGCACTGAGGTCAAAGAAGTAAAAGCCATAATAAAGAAGACAAATCTTATCGATCTTATTTTGGTTGCCCGTAGGTACTCTGTGTAtacattgtattgtattgtaacccagtatatttatatgcatgtgttgtctgtgctgccttaggttaaagagctaactagctaataacaactatttcttggtacatattaaaaattaacttttcattagtttcaccgatcaatctccttcgtgccttcttcatctacaagacattggcgaagtaccttgtgcccagttggcacagacaaaagccataaacaagaattgaattgaattgaacccAGTATATAAAAAGTGTTCAGCGATTGTATCTGCACATGAAACAATCTTGAATCTTGGTAAATACTACATTCGAATTCAGAACTCAAATATTGGTTTGTGAAAATGAGTGTGTATCAAAATAATACCGAAGCATTATCCCAATATATCCAGTCGATAGTGAAAATAGAAGAACTCCAAAAAATGACGGAGGATCTGGACAAAGAACTGGAAGATTCACAAAGGATAATGTCGGAGATCAAATCTATCTTCAGCACTGTTCCAAATGGACAGAACACACCACAGCTTAATTCTGAGTTGAGGCGTGAGCAGTTGGCGAGCTTTCTTGCCGCGGATGGACCCCAAATGTTAATGGACGACATGGCAGAAGCAGTCGACGTAGACATCGAAACCATATTAGCTGGTATAAAAAGTCACGCGGAAGTTTTGAAAAGAAACATCTTACCTCCAGAGCCGCAGCAGGAGCTTCCTGTTAGACCAATTGagaatttaaatttggaacaggTTTCCGCAAGCTTAGATGAGCTCTCGAAACGCTTGGCGAACATAAAACTGAATAAAGCCATTAGACACAACAGGAATACAGTATTGGAAATGAAATTGGGAATGTTGTGCGAGGATGTCAATAATTTAACCcaggtaataaaattaattaataaatataacactgGAAATTCGAGAGTAGAGATCTGCgggaaattatttgttttttcactACACTTTAGTGTTGTTTCATGGTGTGGGTAGGTACTTCGAGCACATTTATTTTGATGGCACTAGTGTGAACACCTCTGTACAAAATGTATGAATCTCATGGGCTTTTGGTGTACTAACTCAAGTTTGGAGACAGGGTTTTCTGTGACGGACTTTGTACAGGAAATTACTGCCTCTGTGCTTATTTCCATTGCCAAGCAGGATCGCTGGTCTAAAGGGTGTGGTTGTTGGTGTATTTGAAGGGACATTTTAATGGACGCAGgggcactttgtaggatgtgtCCCTGGCTTGCACAGCGAAGCgttgctctatttataaaaGATAGTATTCAACCTTCCTACCTACCTTATAACcatcttataataatgcatATGGCCAGCGTACCTGGAAATATATGCTCCCATCACTTACCAATAAGCTTccagttaatttgtttgataagattaaaaacactaataacatcAAATATGTAAGGGCAACCATAAACAATTTTAgtctaaaataactttatcaatgTTACGTAGGTTAGGGATCTAGTATGTCATCTATGTATAAATTGTAATCATAGACTTGCTatgttgtgtactgactactggtagggttgtgattacaacttaaataaaaaatatatagaaatgaACATCACTATTACCTTGACACATAAACCCTTTGAGACAAGGTGAGTTACCTAGCTTCTGATAATTTTTtactcaataataaaataataagttgatcaataatagaatataaataatacctactaccATTTTACTCTATGAAAAAAGTATAATAAGAGTTGTTTTACATGGGTATActgttatgtataaatatttgtCAAATCAAGAAAATTGCAATGTTCATTATATAACTAGAAACATTaataacttttcttatttttattacaggcTATTCAAACTAAATCAATGTTAACTGAGGCAAACCAGGCATCTGGGAATTCAAATCAATTGGACGGTGCAACAGCACTTTGCTATGACAACTTGATTATAAAACTGTTGCACAGTGTCAATGAGGCAACGTACATtatgaaaagtaataattaacatgaatctatataaaatatttgatttgacaTATTGTCTCTTTATGCTTGTATTCTTTGTATTTTCtcataatttattcttaaactaTGTGTGTCAATGAATGTCTGTGTATGTGGTGTGACTTAGTTATTAAGATGAAAAGAATTTCCCATTCATGTGGGCAAAATACAATGTGACCATACAGGTGCCCTGTAGGTGAAATTAAGTGGTCTTCCCAATTGaagcttttatttaagtacataggTACTTCTAGAGTTAAATCACATTGGAATCATTGTATAATTCAAAACAGTGTAGTGTATAAAATCTTCAATTAATTTTGTCTATTtagttgaaaatattaatttttacctacttttgttattattaagcatgaacattttattaaggtttttttttactttagttatgtttgtttatattggTACAGtaacagttttaataaaattagggCAATCCACTACTGTGTCCTCACATTTCAAATGAagtgatttttataaaaaatatattgtaacaaCCTTCAAACACCATATCAACTGGCACTTAAATTATAGCATTGGAATCTGATCTTTATGAACCAATTATTACAATAGGGATTAAACTTGTCACTGTcctctattatatatttattttaaatatagtacACAAAAACATGTAGTGCatgtcaattacaagtgcacttATTAGCATTTACAAGCATCAAAAAAGCTTCATTTGATttgtcatattattaaaaaaattaaaattgaatgtcacatttaatttttagttaatttattcaGAAGCACAATCATGAAGAAAGTCTGAAGCCAACCAATTATAATACATCTAGCTTATTTAATATAGCTGTTATTTTTGAGAAAATTGCAATGCAAAAAGCAGGTTTTACTAATGTCCTATTATATAAAGCTTATATTCCAATGCATTAATTTAGGTTTTTAAGTTGAGCCTGTTTGATTCAATATAGAATACAAGGGCCCATAGCCCAGGTATTTTggtgattaattattatattttggtaattttcttaatattaattgtagtagtaataatacatttatccacttatatttaaaaatgtttattgaaaggaaataataaaacaaaatgaatttaaaaactttatttaattattgctctTTGTTTATTACTTCACCGAGTAGAGAAAGACAGAAATAGAAGACAAGGCTAAATAACTCACTTgcaaatcaaataataaaaattaatcttttactttaaaaaaaataaagacttGTCAGTAGAACAATAATGTCATGCATTTCTGAAAACTATTATAGTAAATTATGTGTAGTTGTCtccatatattttaaaacatagttCTGCAAGCTATAGTCAAGTAAAATCATAACATATTTCATGGAATTATAGTCTTTATAATGTAGGTCTTAGTCATCAAGTCGCATTCTCTTGGTTTCCATATCATAGTCAATATTTTCTCCCTGGTCACCCTTTTCAGTAGAGTTACTGATGGAGTTATCATCTTTACCTGGTTTTTCATCTGCTTCCATCACTTTTAGTCTTATACCACTAACTACAGCCCCATTCAAAGTGTTTATAGCTTCCTGCGCAGAATTTGCTGAAGCATACTTAACAAAACCAAATGTTTTAGAAGGGATAGTGGCAACATGAATGAGATCTCCAAAACGACAGAACACATCTTGTAATGTGGACAGGGGTGGAGGCTGAGG from Pararge aegeria chromosome 4, ilParAegt1.1, whole genome shotgun sequence encodes the following:
- the LOC120637729 gene encoding uncharacterized protein LOC120637729, giving the protein MSVYQNNTEALSQYIQSIVKIEELQKMTEDLDKELEDSQRIMSEIKSIFSTVPNGQNTPQLNSELRREQLASFLAADGPQMLMDDMAEAVDVDIETILAGIKSHAEVLKRNILPPEPQQELPVRPIENLNLEQVSASLDELSKRLANIKLNKAIRHNRNTVLEMKLGMLCEDVNNLTQAIQTKSMLTEANQASGNSNQLDGATALCYDNLIIKLLHSVNEATYIMKSNN